A genomic region of Alistipes megaguti contains the following coding sequences:
- a CDS encoding DUF4957 domain-containing protein codes for MKSIFRKWMSGLLLIATAGLSGCSDDPDGINDELVLDRALMPLNVMGSVLTTGNQIRLTWDVRTTDTYEVVVYSDEGLTQKVTTRSDIQPTDLPVTLDLEVEKEYYATVQAFSSNERTAPSKVAIVGPMTTYAIMSPLNPVVTARTSESVTLTWDQDDFVSHLLATPVAATAEEPVRLDLSEDQIAQAEATISGLKPSTEYFITVCYNSAVRGGQDVWTRPDTEGASEAATAEELLRLVTDGATRILLTNTETPYDVTPPSEPVGSTNALSTALTQDLAIYGQTSTEGKKPTVIGLAAKLGVGTAAYSFHLEDLVLNGNGGGSVVAIESANVKIENLTVKNCEVYNYTKGVIAETLDQADNGIDVQKMTFDGLYMHDIAGDGGDAIDFRFGTYHEVSVVNSTFYNGGRGFLFMQRGTIPGKVTVSNNTISNFSLATNRKGLICLRATGLTTENFTVSNNLILNEYLASKDFSFISNYSDAVVPTLSANYFFNYYDNADKKEGFFYASNLDLTPELILVNGSKVLSEDPCEASERGKFYLVNGEIASVRVGDPRWWNAVAPVIPEQTELNAITEATVWNFADPETFEAQTIDRNRILGNLQFLVNDAEAPMAITGNGTISFSAASTFSPVDEPTNNALAFKVSVPGSVLITPSDAGYNKHMELIVNGSRYALPADGSQSKFGFGDIQGETMIYICSCSPVELEALEWSLEVVSGGEPKVLETPVFTTTELPSLDQGTSQAVTVSWNAVPNAAAYEVTFNGKTQTVETPTYEISASTVAALKAGNYTVTVVAKAAEGSLNWTDSQAASLPLKINEVLTTILTNHTWDFSDAATFPAGVLSESVVYGNLQFLASSGKQMEIEHSVDAEGKKTDRIKFKGGSDLEGVTPTSRAVALRVNGNGTLTLLAVSSSGSDPDRKVGVSANGKEYLKEACPTSSSGEPKTVTFTDLTGETMIYIYAYDNINLYALSWEPDPSTVPSTKEYTMTLTGTAGVLSTNISGLPTSWKEEDSTWTATDDSGASTITFTGNVYYSTDAAKNIVWYFNKGKAETHVAGSGMGKIKSITVYPNSARDPAMLKCTYDGTTLAAVEPAGEKSETITFDFAAAGVVTDNFRIDYTDKSTNVEVGKVVIVYEK; via the coding sequence ATGAAAAGCATATTTCGCAAATGGATGTCCGGCCTGCTGCTGATCGCCACGGCAGGACTGAGCGGCTGTTCGGACGATCCGGACGGCATTAATGACGAACTGGTGCTCGATCGGGCGCTGATGCCGTTGAATGTCATGGGATCGGTCCTGACGACGGGCAACCAGATCCGTCTGACGTGGGATGTCCGCACGACGGACACCTACGAGGTAGTGGTCTATTCGGACGAAGGACTGACGCAGAAGGTCACGACGCGGAGTGATATCCAGCCGACGGATCTTCCGGTGACGCTCGATCTGGAGGTCGAGAAGGAATACTACGCAACGGTCCAGGCCTTCAGTTCGAACGAGCGCACGGCGCCGTCAAAGGTGGCCATCGTGGGCCCGATGACGACCTACGCCATCATGTCGCCGCTGAATCCGGTGGTTACGGCGCGCACCTCCGAGTCGGTGACGCTGACGTGGGATCAGGACGACTTCGTGTCGCACCTGCTGGCTACGCCGGTAGCCGCGACGGCCGAGGAGCCTGTCCGGCTGGATCTGTCGGAGGATCAGATCGCACAGGCCGAGGCGACGATCTCGGGGCTGAAACCCTCGACGGAGTACTTCATTACGGTTTGCTACAACAGTGCGGTTCGCGGCGGACAGGATGTCTGGACGCGTCCCGATACGGAGGGCGCCTCCGAGGCTGCAACGGCCGAGGAGCTGCTGCGTCTGGTAACCGACGGCGCCACCCGGATCCTGCTGACCAACACGGAAACCCCCTACGACGTGACGCCTCCGAGCGAGCCGGTCGGTTCGACCAATGCTCTGAGCACGGCGCTCACGCAGGATCTGGCCATCTACGGTCAGACCTCCACCGAGGGTAAGAAGCCGACCGTAATCGGCCTTGCCGCCAAACTGGGAGTCGGCACGGCGGCCTATTCGTTCCACCTGGAGGATCTCGTGCTCAACGGCAACGGCGGCGGATCGGTTGTTGCGATCGAGTCGGCCAATGTCAAGATCGAGAACCTGACGGTCAAGAACTGCGAGGTATATAACTACACGAAGGGTGTGATTGCCGAGACGCTCGATCAGGCGGACAACGGCATCGATGTCCAGAAGATGACCTTCGACGGACTCTACATGCACGACATTGCGGGAGACGGCGGTGATGCGATCGACTTCCGGTTCGGTACCTACCATGAGGTTTCGGTTGTCAATTCGACGTTCTACAACGGCGGCCGCGGCTTCCTCTTCATGCAGCGCGGTACGATCCCGGGTAAGGTGACCGTCAGCAACAACACGATTTCGAACTTCTCGCTGGCGACCAACCGCAAGGGTCTGATCTGCCTGCGTGCCACGGGGCTGACCACGGAGAACTTCACGGTTTCGAACAACCTGATTCTGAATGAATATCTGGCCTCCAAGGATTTCTCGTTCATTTCGAACTATTCGGATGCCGTCGTTCCGACCCTGTCAGCAAACTACTTCTTCAACTACTACGACAATGCGGATAAGAAGGAGGGCTTCTTCTATGCGTCGAATCTGGACCTGACTCCGGAGTTGATCCTGGTCAACGGCAGCAAGGTGCTTTCGGAGGATCCGTGCGAGGCTTCGGAGCGGGGCAAGTTCTATCTGGTGAACGGCGAGATCGCGTCGGTACGCGTGGGAGACCCGCGCTGGTGGAATGCCGTGGCGCCGGTCATCCCGGAGCAGACGGAGCTCAACGCCATCACCGAGGCTACGGTCTGGAACTTCGCCGATCCGGAGACCTTCGAGGCACAGACGATCGACCGCAACCGGATTCTGGGCAACCTGCAGTTCCTGGTCAACGACGCGGAGGCTCCGATGGCCATTACGGGGAACGGAACGATTTCGTTCTCGGCCGCCTCGACCTTCTCGCCCGTGGACGAGCCGACGAACAATGCGCTGGCCTTCAAGGTGAGCGTACCGGGGTCGGTGCTCATCACGCCGTCGGATGCCGGCTACAACAAACATATGGAGCTGATCGTCAACGGTTCGCGCTATGCGCTTCCGGCCGACGGTTCGCAGAGCAAGTTCGGCTTCGGCGACATCCAGGGCGAGACGATGATCTACATCTGCAGCTGCTCGCCCGTTGAGCTCGAGGCGCTGGAGTGGTCGCTCGAGGTGGTATCGGGCGGCGAGCCGAAGGTGCTCGAGACGCCGGTCTTCACGACCACGGAACTTCCTTCGCTGGATCAGGGCACGTCGCAGGCCGTGACCGTCAGCTGGAACGCCGTACCGAATGCCGCCGCCTATGAGGTGACCTTCAACGGCAAGACGCAGACCGTAGAGACGCCGACGTATGAGATTTCGGCCTCGACGGTAGCGGCTCTGAAGGCGGGCAACTATACGGTGACGGTGGTAGCCAAGGCCGCCGAGGGCTCGCTTAACTGGACGGATTCTCAGGCAGCCAGCCTGCCGTTGAAGATCAACGAGGTACTGACGACCATCCTGACCAACCATACCTGGGACTTCTCCGATGCCGCGACCTTCCCGGCCGGTGTGCTTTCCGAATCGGTAGTCTACGGCAATCTGCAGTTCCTGGCCAGCTCCGGGAAGCAGATGGAGATCGAGCACTCCGTGGACGCTGAGGGTAAAAAGACCGATCGCATCAAGTTCAAGGGTGGTAGCGATCTCGAGGGTGTGACTCCGACGTCCCGGGCCGTGGCTCTGCGCGTGAACGGCAACGGTACGCTGACGCTGCTGGCCGTTTCGAGCAGCGGTTCAGATCCCGATCGAAAGGTAGGCGTGAGTGCCAACGGCAAGGAGTATCTGAAGGAGGCCTGCCCGACGTCGTCGTCCGGCGAGCCCAAGACGGTGACCTTTACGGATCTGACGGGCGAGACGATGATCTATATCTATGCCTACGACAACATCAACCTCTACGCGCTTTCGTGGGAGCCGGATCCCTCGACGGTACCCTCCACGAAGGAGTATACGATGACCCTTACGGGTACGGCCGGCGTGCTGTCGACAAATATCTCGGGGTTGCCGACGAGCTGGAAGGAGGAGGATTCGACCTGGACGGCCACCGACGATTCGGGCGCCTCGACGATCACCTTCACGGGCAACGTCTATTACAGCACCGATGCCGCGAAGAACATTGTCTGGTACTTCAACAAGGGCAAGGCCGAGACGCACGTGGCCGGTTCGGGCATGGGCAAGATCAAGTCGATCACGGTTTATCCCAATTCGGCGCGCGATCCGGCGATGCTGAAGTGTACATACGACGGAACGACGCTGGCCGCCGTTGAGCCTGCCGGCGAGAAGTCGGAGACGATCACGTTCGATTTCGCTGCGGCGGGAGTGGTGACCGACAACTTCCGCATCGACTACACCGACAAATCGACCAACGTCGAGGTAGGCAAGGTGGTGATTGTTTACGAGAAATAG